In Candidatus Methanomethylophilus alvi Mx1201, a genomic segment contains:
- a CDS encoding DUF367 family protein — protein sequence MIPVLVYDKDQCDPKKCTAKRMEKFGLAKEVPLNRIPPGSVVLSPFGEKTLSPADVKYAHRGLVVLDLTWTHIDEIPHIRGEKARKLPYLVAANPINWGKPWRLNSAEAVLASLIIMGQDEQAELFMPRFNWAPEFVTLNKALLDDYRTAKDSDDVQRMSDEYVESIVGSAGER from the coding sequence ATGATTCCCGTACTCGTCTATGACAAGGATCAGTGCGATCCGAAGAAATGCACGGCCAAGCGCATGGAGAAGTTCGGATTGGCCAAGGAGGTCCCTCTGAACAGGATCCCTCCCGGGTCGGTCGTCCTCTCCCCGTTCGGGGAGAAGACCCTCAGTCCGGCGGACGTCAAGTATGCGCACAGAGGGCTGGTCGTCCTCGACCTCACGTGGACCCACATAGACGAGATCCCCCACATCCGCGGGGAGAAGGCGAGGAAGCTGCCGTATCTGGTGGCGGCGAATCCCATCAACTGGGGGAAGCCATGGAGACTCAACAGTGCCGAGGCCGTCCTCGCATCGCTCATAATAATGGGTCAGGACGAGCAGGCGGAGCTCTTCATGCCCCGTTTCAACTGGGCCCCGGAGTTCGTGACCCTGAACAAGGCGCTCCTGGACGACTACAGGACGGCCAAGGACTCGGACGACGTGCAGAGGATGTCCGACGAATATGTGGAATCCATAGTCGGGTCGGCCGGGGAACGGTGA